GTTCGACCGGCATGCACAGGGAGCAAAGGGTGGTTTGACTAAAGTAGTTGTCAGAGATCAGAGACACTGCAGGCTTCGAAACATGAAGTCAGTTAGTCAGACATGGAAAACAAGAACAGGACATTagttttggtttgtgtttatttatcagATGATATGTATCCACTAaaccagtttattaggtacgtTTATTAGCATAATTGAACAGTGTGTTGTTGTATCCAATTGGAGGTCATtccatgtttttgctttttcaggCCTGCTCATGGCATGTCTGTTACATTTTTTGGCCAGGTAGTTCTTCACTTTTTGCACCATTcaaagcaaatcctcacaacaGGGGGGTGTGAAAAAGCCAACAGAACAGCCTTTTGGGAATTCCAAGAACCAACACGTGAAACTCCAGCGCTTAAGTTTTCTCCTACTGGTTATTATAGTCTATGTATGTAACGAATGTCTGTGACATTTCTAAAATCAACCTAACAACAACACTAACTTACACTTTAAGCTGTATGTATAGATTTGTATAGTAGTAATACATATGTACATAGTAAAggtaaatgtttaatttattgCAGTAAAATAATTAACTCACAGTTACGGTTCATTTCTTAAATCAgatgtattttttgtattttaaacttCCTTACCATTTTGTAGTCTCAACAAATACTGATGTGACAATAAACAGAACAATTCAGAGGATGTGTGAAAGTTTGCAAGGCAGCGTTAAATCTTCATTCAAACGATTAAACAAGAGCGTCATGTGATTTTAAGTAAAATCACATTAACTTGCAGACTTTGGTGGCATTTCGCAAATCCATTTCAGTTCATAATTACATGGAGCGTCGTTCCAGGACTTGAAGGGGTTGCCTCTGGGATACGCAGCTGCACAGTCCTCATTGCCCTGGTTGTTTGGCTCTCCATCATTCCAGTACCTGAAACGCATGAGAGCGTTGAGCCATAGTAACTATTTTGTCACTGTATGTTTAAACTGATTCTTAACTTCTTATTAACATTGGTATGTGAAACAGAATCTGTCCACAACTGTAAGTATGGGAAGGAACCATCACAATAATTCCTCCAATAATAGTATTTGACCCCACTGAGGCGTCTGTTGCTTTTTTCTGTATGTACAGGCACGTAAACGTTACCCCTCAGTCAGTCTTGTTCCGTCCTGCCACTTCCAAATCCCTTCCTCGTCCACATCTCTCAGCCCAATCCAGAAGCCGCTGTGGGCTATGGGTCTTGAAGTGTCTTGATAATGATTTATCAACTCACTGACTGCCAGCTGGCAACACCggaaatgtacacacacaaacacacacaagtatatttgtttttttgtgctgtgtAAATGTGAAGCATTATAAAAGAGaattccaagaaaaagaaatgcagatttCTGTCCAGAAAAACCAGTGTGTTGACTGGATGTTGAGTCTTACGTGTTTCTCTCTGGAGTCTATCACTGCCAAGTCGGCTGCTTGTTTCATGCAGAACTGTCTGGCTTCCTGCCATGATCTGCGTGAAATAGCATCAGAGAAAGCGAAGTAGTAACACACTGAGTTCATGAAAGTCCATCCTGGTAAACAGTGTCTGCAGCCCTCCTCTGTTACcaaagaaaatggaaacaccACGTGTTGTTGGATGAGTCACAGTAATTATGTGTTTATACCTTGATAACAAACAATCAGTCACAAAGAAAATCTCTCACTGATCATCGGCATGTGGGATTTCAGCGCTGCTATTTCCATCTGAAGTTTGTCGGTCTGCTTTTCATAgtctttgcttcttttcttctggTGCTCGAGCTCCCACTTGGTGAGGCGCTGCTCACTGATCTCTTTTGCCAACTGTTTCTTGACTTCGTCCCTGCGCTGGATTGCAGTGTTGTAAGTAGCCTGCAGTTTGACCACCTCAGCGCTGATGTCCATTAATATACGGTGCCCATCAGTGAGTCTGTTATCTGTAAGAGATCAAGACGCACTGTTACTGAAGCGGTGTAGTCTCAGTTTAAACTTTAGTATCATAAACATCTGTTCACAccatttacagtacatgtagAATTAATTACAGTACCGTACCATTCACATATTAACATTATTGGTGCACAGGCATTTATATAGACCTATTTTTAATTGTGtgcttgtcatttttacaaGGTATCATACAGCATTACATGCAGAcattgattatagcagcttcaAAGTAGCTCTCAGGCTTTCAATATCTGCACCTCTTTTGTTGACTTTGCTTTTGTTACCTTAACTTGAACTCAACTTTCAACCCTTCAGTCAAAGGCTGAAACAACAGTTTGAACGATACAAACTGTGAATGTAATGTCAGCTCATAACCATCAAGCACCACAATATCTTCACAATATTTGTAAATGTAGGAGTGTTTTGTGGGTTCACAGTGACTTACAGTAGACTCCCAGGCCAATATCAACTGCTAGCAGAATGACAGCAAGCACTGCCAGGCTTACTGTGAGTATTTTGTGATGGTTCAGACTGGAACCAGACCTCACCATGGACATAGACACTACACAGACAAAGGACGGATCAATATCGGAGCCATAAACTGCACCACAACATAACAGTATAGTTTCATATTATCAGAATAACATACAGATGGTTGACAAAGCTAAAGGGAAAACTTAAATTAGTGGAGTTTCTGACACCCGACCAAGACACtttatgctgtttttcctttaatatcCTTGAATAACACTTAGCAAAACAAGGATATATGTGAAGAATGACATACAAATTAGCACAGTAATGCATTTCCAAGACTATTTTCCAGACCTTTTTTGAAGCTGGTGCCAGTATCAAAGAACAGATGATCCATAAACAGACTCATTCGTTCACTTCTGGTTTACCTTGTCGCTTCTCATGGTTTGAGTAGAGAGGGTGGTCATCTGCGTTCAAGTCATCTTGACTAGTCAGTTTGTTATATACGCCATCAAAAGTGCCACCTGGAATTTCTCTGTCCTCCATTTTGGCTGTTGAGATGAGAGCCGTCTGACGTGTTTGTCCAGGAGAGATTATTAGTCAGGACGTTGCCCTGTGTGTCGggaaagtgtgtatgtgtgtgtgtaccattacaaacagaaaatcaggtTCATCTGTTAAATATTTACAGGGGGTGCAGGTAATTTGAAGAGCAGAGTCACCACAAATGAGTTCTAATGTATTCCAACAGtcaagctttatttatttaggtgTCACTTTTTATTTCGTTTAGACGGGCGTGATTTCCTCAAATCAGTACAATCCAGATGTTTTCTTCTATGTACAGCTGGACATATTGTTCTGCATGAGATTGATTTTTCAGTCATGTTTATAGATTTTCAGGGGAGGATTTTTACACCTTAAATAGCCATTTCCTCCTAAAACTGAAACTGCTGTATACTAGCACTGCACACAGGTGTCTGTTGTTATTCCAC
This window of the Chaetodon auriga isolate fChaAug3 chromosome 14, fChaAug3.hap1, whole genome shotgun sequence genome carries:
- the LOC143332254 gene encoding uncharacterized protein LOC143332254 is translated as MEDREIPGGTFDGVYNKLTSQDDLNADDHPLYSNHEKRQVSMSMVRSGSSLNHHKILTVSLAVLAVILLAVDIGLGVYYNRLTDGHRILMDISAEVVKLQATYNTAIQRRDEVKKQLAKEISEQRLTKWELEHQKKRSKDYEKQTDKLQMEIAALKSHMPMIKEGCRHCLPGWTFMNSVCYYFAFSDAISRRSWQEARQFCMKQAADLAVIDSREKHLAVSELINHYQDTSRPIAHSGFWIGLRDVDEEGIWKWQDGTRLTEGYWNDGEPNNQGNEDCAAAYPRGNPFKSWNDAPCNYELKWICEMPPKSAS